Proteins from a single region of Antechinus flavipes isolate AdamAnt ecotype Samford, QLD, Australia chromosome 2, AdamAnt_v2, whole genome shotgun sequence:
- the LOC127552333 gene encoding lithostathine-1-alpha-like, which yields MTLSAMMSPSFSGLLLACLLLPCLTQGHQEAPEPPSARSSCPQGFGLHGSHCYGILGSEETWNTAELLCQGYPSGHLGSLLNEAEATFVATMIMENRVKDPVWIGLHDPNKNRRWRWSSNALYLYKAWEKGFPGNTDPNYCVSLTPESGFQRWKDEPCQNENLFLCKFKA from the exons ATGACGCTCTCTGCCATGATGTCCCCCAGCTTCTCGGGGCTGCTCCTCGCCTGCCTGCTGCTCCCCTGCCTGACACAAG gcCATCAGGAGGCCCCTGAACCCCCCTCTGCCAGGAGCTCCTGCCCCCAGGGCTTTGGCCTCCATGGCTCCCACTGCTATGGAATATTGGGTTCTGAGGAGACCTGGAACACTGCCGAG CTGCTGTGCCAGGGCTACCCCTCGGGCCACCTGGGCTCCCTGCTCAACGAGGCCGAGGCCACCTTCGTGGCCACCATGATCATGGAGAACAGGGTTAAGGACCCCGTCTGGATCGGTCTGCACGACCCCAACAAG AACCGCAGGTGGAGATGGAGCAGCAACGCCCTTTACCTCTACAAGGCCTGGGAGAAGGGCTTCCCAGGGAATACCGATCCTAACTACTGCGTGAGCCTGACTCCTGAGTCTG GATTCCAGAGGTGGAAAGATGAACCTTGTCAGAACGAGAACCTCTTCCTCTGCAAGTTCAAAGCTTAA